In Myxococcales bacterium, the sequence TCACCCCGCGAATGCGCTCCAAAGCTGGACAAGCCTTGCCTAGCCCTTCGCGATGAACTGGACCTCGAGCTCGATATCGACCTTTTCGCCGACAAGGATGCCACCGGCCTCGAGCGCTTGATTCCACGTGAGTCCGAAGTCGACCCGGTCGATGGTGGTCTTGCCGGTGAAGGCCACGCGATCGTTGCCCCACGGATCTTTCGCCTTGCCGAGCAGTTCGACGTCCATGGCGACCTCTTTCGTCGTGCCGCGAATCGTCAGGTTGCCCCGAACGACATAGCGACCGTCGTTGCGCTGCTCGACGCGCGTGCTCTCGAAGGTCATCTTCGGGTGTTTCTCCGAATCGAAGAAGTCCGCCGACCGAAGGTGCGCGTCGCGCTTGTCTTCGCGCGTGTCGATGGAGCCGGTCTCGATGCTCGCCGTGACGGCCGAGAAGCCGCCGTCGTCTTTGAGCTCCGCCGAGAAGGCGCCGAAGCGACCACGGACCTTCGAGATCATGAGGTGACGAACGGAGAAGCCGATGGTCGAGTGTGAGGGATCAACTTGCCAAGTGCGCATGGGGGACCTTCCTTCAATGCTGAGCACTCAAGCAGGCGCCGTGCCGCGACGCTTCAAGGGCACATCGGCGGGCCCCGACCACGTGAGCGTGAACGTGAACGTGCCCGCTCCCGGGGGGCAAAGTGAACGAGGAATACCGGGAGGCGGCGCGCCGGGACGCGTTCCGCAGGGCACCGACTACCTTGACGATTGGAGCGTCTGGCACCAAACGTACGAGTTCGCGGTCTCTCGAATTGAGCGACCCGCCACTCGAAAGGATAGTCGCATGCGCCTCGACGACCTCGACCTCCGCGAGCTGCTCGCCTTCGCTCCCGAGGGCGGGGTCTTGCGTTTCGGCGGACGGCGCGCGCTGCTCTTCGACGCGCTCGCGGTAGGTCTCCTGAACAAGGAACTCTTTGACACCGTGGGGGCGACCGTTGCTCGCGGCATCATGACCCGCTTCGGCTACGTCGACGGCTGGCGCAGCGCCGACGCGATGCGGACCGCCTTTCCGTGGGACAGCGAGCGCGAGTGGCAGCTCGCCGGCGGCCGCCTCCACATGCTTCAGGGTCACGTCGTCTTCGAACGCGACGCGAGCCGCGAGTCACCGGAGGCGGAGCCGTCGCCTTTCGCCGAGGGCGTCTGGCGCGAGTCCTACGAAGCGGAGCAGCACCTCCTGCACTTCGGCCGCTCCGACGAGCCGGCATGTTTCTCCCTCGTTGGCTTTGCCAGCGGTTGGCTCAGCAGGGTCCACGGCCAAGAGATCCTCTGCATCGAAGACGAGTGCCTCGCCAAGGGCGACGCGCGTTGCCACTTCGTTGGCAAGACGCGCGAGGCGTGGGGCGAGGAGGTCACGCGACACATCCCGTTCTATTCGCGCGAGTGCATGGAGGCGACGGCCAAGCACCTGTGCGACGCGCTCAAGGCCACGGAGCTCGCGCTCAAGCGGGAGCGCCGCGCCTTGGCTCGCGCGTCCGGCGGCGAAGAAGAGGTGTCCGGTCTCATTGTTCGCAGCGACGCGATGCGCAAGGTCGTCGAGCTCGCGAGGCGCGTCGCGAAGGTCGACACGACGGTCCTCGTCACGGGCGAAAGCGGCGTCGGCAAGGAGCGCGTCGCGCGCCTCATTCACGACGAGTCGCCGCGAGCCGGGCAA encodes:
- a CDS encoding sigma-54-dependent Fis family transcriptional regulator gives rise to the protein MRLDDLDLRELLAFAPEGGVLRFGGRRALLFDALAVGLLNKELFDTVGATVARGIMTRFGYVDGWRSADAMRTAFPWDSEREWQLAGGRLHMLQGHVVFERDASRESPEAEPSPFAEGVWRESYEAEQHLLHFGRSDEPACFSLVGFASGWLSRVHGQEILCIEDECLAKGDARCHFVGKTREAWGEEVTRHIPFYSRECMEATAKHLCDALKATELALKRERRALARASGGEEEVSGLIVRSDAMRKVVELARRVAKVDTTVLVTGESGVGKERVARLIHDESPRAGQAFLAINCGAVTETLLESELFGHVRGAFTGATHDRIGLFEAAHGGTLLLDEIGEISPGMQVKLLRALQEREVRRVGDTKTKNVDVRVLAATNKNLGAEVAAGRFREDLYYRLRVIELAIPPLRARADDILPLARAILARTSRRLDRKLVGFSPKAAERLLGHRWPGNVRELENVIERAVVLCDSPTVDVEQLPPELLGQPAPAVATPGATVPLDEVERRYILAVLDGNAGNRTKTAAELGIGQATLYRKLKEYGVTEGRVDASRS
- a CDS encoding YceI family protein, coding for MRTWQVDPSHSTIGFSVRHLMISKVRGRFGAFSAELKDDGGFSAVTASIETGSIDTREDKRDAHLRSADFFDSEKHPKMTFESTRVEQRNDGRYVVRGNLTIRGTTKEVAMDVELLGKAKDPWGNDRVAFTGKTTIDRVDFGLTWNQALEAGGILVGEKVDIELEVQFIAKG